In the Centroberyx gerrardi isolate f3 chromosome 9, fCenGer3.hap1.cur.20231027, whole genome shotgun sequence genome, one interval contains:
- the palld gene encoding palladin isoform X3, giving the protein MQTSTFNYARPKQFIAAQSPGGAGPVGGYVTQSSGSSGSSLSSPLSPPTSHKPFSRVTLPPFSKASSVESPSSPSFPPPPPPFLSPSNLPSPSGPAQDFPPPPPPPPPPVSSGFMSPARSDTSSPFTSVPPSPASSFLSSVLPSTPSTPGSPTVNALGLPKGNGTVRAFPRKSSVTRTPRLTSDSDIQGSKDAVIQDLERKLRFKEERMSNGQQRLTYEEKMARRLLGADNAATVLNTQDTEEEPVTQEDKSSDRESVPQKEYKVSSFEQRLISEIEFRLERSPVEESDDDVQHDDDSAGQGVAPSFDQKLKHYKVFEGMPVTFSCKVNGDPKPKVYWFKDGKQISKRSEHYRISRDADGTCSLHTAAASLDDDGNYTIMAGNPEGRVSCTGRMMVQAVNQRGRSQRSTPGHIRRPRSRSRDSGDENENIQERHFRPHFLQAPGDLIVQEGRLCRMDCKVSGLPTPDLIWQLNGQTIRPDSAHKMLVRENGVHSLVIEPVSNRDAGIYTCIASNRAGQNSFNLELIVAAKEMHKAPSFVEKLQNTSVAEGYPVRLECRVTGVPYPQIFWKRENESFTHNTDRISMHQDNCGYLCMIIQPAMKEDAGWYTVSAKNDAGIVSSTARLDVNTQWQQPNLPKPKKVRPSTSRYAALTERGLDVKAAFFPDSSPLQPGGLVESDDL; this is encoded by the exons ATGCAGACCAGCACCTTCAACTACGCCCGGCCAAAGCAGTTTATTGCTGCTCAGAGCCccgggggggcggggcctgTGGGGGGCTACGTCACTCAGTCCTCTGGCTCCTCAGGCTCCagcctgtcctcccctctctccccccccacctCACACAAACCCTTCAGCAGGGTCACCCTGCCCCCCTTCAGCAAGGCCAGCAGCGTGGAGTCCCCGagttctccttccttccctcctccgcctccacccTTCCTCAGCCCCAGTAACCTGCCCTCTCCATCAGGCCCTGCCCAAgacttcccccctcccccacctcctccccctccgcctgTCTCCTCGGGCTTCATGTCACCAGCCCGCTCCgacacctcctctcccttcacctCCGTCCCTCCGTCTCCAGCCTCCAGCTTCCTGTCCTCCGTGCTTCcctccacaccctccacacCCGGCAGTCCAACGGTCAATGCCCTGGGCCTGCCTAAAGGCAACGGGACAGT CAGAGCGTTCCCCCGGAAGTCCTCCGTCACCAGAACGCCCCGCTTGACCTCTGACTCAGACATCCAGGGATCCAAGGATGCCGTCATCCAGGATTTGGAGAGAAAGCTGCGCTTTAAAGAGGAGCGCATGAGCAATGgtcaacag AGGTTAACCTATGAGGAGAAGATGGCTCGCAGACTGCTGGGGGCCGACAACGCTGCCACAGTCTTaaacacacaggacacagaGGAGGAGCCAGTCACACAG GAAGACAAGTCATCTGATAGAGAATCTGTCCCTCAAAAG GAATACAAAGTGTCCAGTTTTGAGCAGCGCCTGATCAGTGAGATCGAGTTCCGTCTGGAGCGTTCTCCAGTCGAGGAGTCGGACGACGACGTGCAGCATGACGACGACTCCGCTGGCCAAGGGGTGGCGCCGTCCTTTGACCAGAAGCTCAAACACTACAAAGTCTTCGAGGGCATGCCAGTCACCTTCTCCTGCAAGGTCAACGGAGACCCCAAACCAAAG GTCTACTGGTTTAAAGATGGCAAGCAGATCTCCAAGAGGAGTGAACACTACAGGATCAGCCGTGACGCCGATGGGACCTGCTCTCTGCACACCGCTGCTGCCTCACTGGACGACGATGGCAACTACACCATCATGGCTGGCAACCCCGAG ggcAGGGTGAGCTGCACTGGCAGGATGATGGTGCAGGCAGTGAACCAGCGAGGGCGTAGCCAGCGCTCCACGCCTGGACACATTCGCAG gcCCAGGTCCAGGTCTAGAGACAGTGGCGATGAGAATGAGAACATCCAGGAGCGCCACTTCCGCCCCCACTTCCTGCAAGCACCTGGTGACCTCATCGTTCAGGAGGGCCGACTCTGCCGGATGGACTGCAAG GTGAGCGGTCTGCCCACTCCTGACCTGATCTGGCAGCTTAACGGACAGACCATCCGCCCCGACTCCGCCCACAAGATGCTGGTGAGGGAAAATGGCGTCCACTCACTGGTCATCGAGCCTGTGTCTAACCGCGACGCAGGCATCTACACCTGCATCGCCAGCAACCGAGCCGGGCAGAACTCCTTTAACCTGGAACTCATTGTCGcag CCAAAGAGATGCACAAGGCCCCTTCATTCGTGGAGAAGCTGCAGAACACCAGTGTTGCTGAGGGTTATCCTGTGCGTCTGGAGTGTCGTGTCACCGGGGTTCCCTACCCACAAATCTTCTGGAAGAGGGAGAATGAGTCGTTCACTCACAACACAGACAGAATCAG catgcaccagGACAACTGCGGCTACCTGTGTATGATCATCCAGCCAGCCATGAAGGAGGACGCCGGCTGGTACACTGTGTCAGCCAAGAACGACGCTGGCATCGTGTCCAGCACCGCGCGCCTCGATGTCAACA ctcagtgGCAGCAGCCCAACCTCCCCAAGCCTAAGAAGGTGCGTCCCTCCACCAGCCGCTATGCCGCGCTGACGGAGAGAGGGCTGGACGTGAAGGCGGCCTTCTTCCCCGACTCCAGCCCCCTGCAGCCCGGCGGCCTGGTGGAAAGTGACGACCTGTAG
- the palld gene encoding palladin isoform X4, translated as MQTSTFNYARPKQFIAAQSPGGAGPVGGYVTQSSGSSGSSLSSPLSPPTSHKPFSRVTLPPFSKASSVESPSSPSFPPPPPPFLSPSNLPSPSGPAQDFPPPPPPPPPPVSSGFMSPARSDTSSPFTSVPPSPASSFLSSVLPSTPSTPGSPTVNALGLPKGNGTVAFPRKSSVTRTPRLTSDSDIQGSKDAVIQDLERKLRFKEERMSNGQQRLTYEEKMARRLLGADNAATVLNTQDTEEEPVTQEDKSSDRESVPQKEYKVSSFEQRLISEIEFRLERSPVEESDDDVQHDDDSAGQGVAPSFDQKLKHYKVFEGMPVTFSCKVNGDPKPKVYWFKDGKQISKRSEHYRISRDADGTCSLHTAAASLDDDGNYTIMAGNPEGRVSCTGRMMVQAVNQRGRSQRSTPGHIRRPRSRSRDSGDENENIQERHFRPHFLQAPGDLIVQEGRLCRMDCKVSGLPTPDLIWQLNGQTIRPDSAHKMLVRENGVHSLVIEPVSNRDAGIYTCIASNRAGQNSFNLELIVAAKEMHKAPSFVEKLQNTSVAEGYPVRLECRVTGVPYPQIFWKRENESFTHNTDRISMHQDNCGYLCMIIQPAMKEDAGWYTVSAKNDAGIVSSTARLDVNTQWQQPNLPKPKKVRPSTSRYAALTERGLDVKAAFFPDSSPLQPGGLVESDDL; from the exons ATGCAGACCAGCACCTTCAACTACGCCCGGCCAAAGCAGTTTATTGCTGCTCAGAGCCccgggggggcggggcctgTGGGGGGCTACGTCACTCAGTCCTCTGGCTCCTCAGGCTCCagcctgtcctcccctctctccccccccacctCACACAAACCCTTCAGCAGGGTCACCCTGCCCCCCTTCAGCAAGGCCAGCAGCGTGGAGTCCCCGagttctccttccttccctcctccgcctccacccTTCCTCAGCCCCAGTAACCTGCCCTCTCCATCAGGCCCTGCCCAAgacttcccccctcccccacctcctccccctccgcctgTCTCCTCGGGCTTCATGTCACCAGCCCGCTCCgacacctcctctcccttcacctCCGTCCCTCCGTCTCCAGCCTCCAGCTTCCTGTCCTCCGTGCTTCcctccacaccctccacacCCGGCAGTCCAACGGTCAATGCCCTGGGCCTGCCTAAAGGCAACGGGACAGT AGCGTTCCCCCGGAAGTCCTCCGTCACCAGAACGCCCCGCTTGACCTCTGACTCAGACATCCAGGGATCCAAGGATGCCGTCATCCAGGATTTGGAGAGAAAGCTGCGCTTTAAAGAGGAGCGCATGAGCAATGgtcaacag AGGTTAACCTATGAGGAGAAGATGGCTCGCAGACTGCTGGGGGCCGACAACGCTGCCACAGTCTTaaacacacaggacacagaGGAGGAGCCAGTCACACAG GAAGACAAGTCATCTGATAGAGAATCTGTCCCTCAAAAG GAATACAAAGTGTCCAGTTTTGAGCAGCGCCTGATCAGTGAGATCGAGTTCCGTCTGGAGCGTTCTCCAGTCGAGGAGTCGGACGACGACGTGCAGCATGACGACGACTCCGCTGGCCAAGGGGTGGCGCCGTCCTTTGACCAGAAGCTCAAACACTACAAAGTCTTCGAGGGCATGCCAGTCACCTTCTCCTGCAAGGTCAACGGAGACCCCAAACCAAAG GTCTACTGGTTTAAAGATGGCAAGCAGATCTCCAAGAGGAGTGAACACTACAGGATCAGCCGTGACGCCGATGGGACCTGCTCTCTGCACACCGCTGCTGCCTCACTGGACGACGATGGCAACTACACCATCATGGCTGGCAACCCCGAG ggcAGGGTGAGCTGCACTGGCAGGATGATGGTGCAGGCAGTGAACCAGCGAGGGCGTAGCCAGCGCTCCACGCCTGGACACATTCGCAG gcCCAGGTCCAGGTCTAGAGACAGTGGCGATGAGAATGAGAACATCCAGGAGCGCCACTTCCGCCCCCACTTCCTGCAAGCACCTGGTGACCTCATCGTTCAGGAGGGCCGACTCTGCCGGATGGACTGCAAG GTGAGCGGTCTGCCCACTCCTGACCTGATCTGGCAGCTTAACGGACAGACCATCCGCCCCGACTCCGCCCACAAGATGCTGGTGAGGGAAAATGGCGTCCACTCACTGGTCATCGAGCCTGTGTCTAACCGCGACGCAGGCATCTACACCTGCATCGCCAGCAACCGAGCCGGGCAGAACTCCTTTAACCTGGAACTCATTGTCGcag CCAAAGAGATGCACAAGGCCCCTTCATTCGTGGAGAAGCTGCAGAACACCAGTGTTGCTGAGGGTTATCCTGTGCGTCTGGAGTGTCGTGTCACCGGGGTTCCCTACCCACAAATCTTCTGGAAGAGGGAGAATGAGTCGTTCACTCACAACACAGACAGAATCAG catgcaccagGACAACTGCGGCTACCTGTGTATGATCATCCAGCCAGCCATGAAGGAGGACGCCGGCTGGTACACTGTGTCAGCCAAGAACGACGCTGGCATCGTGTCCAGCACCGCGCGCCTCGATGTCAACA ctcagtgGCAGCAGCCCAACCTCCCCAAGCCTAAGAAGGTGCGTCCCTCCACCAGCCGCTATGCCGCGCTGACGGAGAGAGGGCTGGACGTGAAGGCGGCCTTCTTCCCCGACTCCAGCCCCCTGCAGCCCGGCGGCCTGGTGGAAAGTGACGACCTGTAG